From Zingiber officinale cultivar Zhangliang chromosome 5B, Zo_v1.1, whole genome shotgun sequence, the proteins below share one genomic window:
- the LOC121984485 gene encoding U6 snRNA-associated Sm-like protein LSm6, which yields MSTGGGEKGSGGGGSVKTPADFLKSIRGRPVVVKLNSGVDYRGILACLDGYMNIAMEQTEEYVNGQLKNKYGDAFIRGNNVLYISTSKRTLAEGA from the exons ATGAGTACCGGCGGCGGAGAAAAGGGGAGTGGAGGCGGTGGCTCGGTGAAGACGCCGGCGGATTTCCTCAAGTCGATCCGAGGCCGTCCCGTCGTGGTTAAGCTCAACTCGGGGGTCGATTACCGAG GTATTCTTGCCTGTCTGGATGGATACATGAATATTGCAATGGAACAAACAGAGGAGTATGTTAATGGCCAGCTAAAAAACAAGTATGGTGATGCATTTATCAGGGGAAATAATG TTCTGTACATAAGCACTTCAAAACGGACTCTTGCCGAAGGTGCTTGA
- the LOC121984486 gene encoding galacturonosyltransferase 8-like, with the protein MAISNWRSKRNAATRHFFLLFIGIFAAAFFILLPSTTTTPVVVGTEENSASSSSSASDLYLPSLHFARRSVLALRSDPLNARAELIRKQVGDHAAVASAYASYARRLNLESSKQTRLFAELARNLSLLLSAHRPLLDPAAPLNEDSVRGFERGVKERIRAARFLIADAKDFFDNQLKIQKLKDTIFAVNEQLSKAKKAGAFSSMIAAKSIPKRLHCLAMRLMEERIAHPDRYVDPPIPPPELEDPKLYHYAIFSDNVLAASVVLNSAVHNAREPWKHVFHVVTDRMNLGAMQVMFRSKDYAGAHIEIVAYEDYKFLNSSYVPVLRQLESANLQRFYFENKLENATKDTTNMKFRNPKYLSMLNHLRFYLPEMYPKLHRILFLDDDIVVQRDLTALWKIDMDGKVNGAVETCFGSFHRYAQYMNFSHPLIKEKFDPKACGWAYGMNFFDLDAWRKEKCTEQYHYWQNLNENRTLWKLGTLPPGLITFYSTTKPLDKSWHVLGLGYNPSISMEEINNAAVVHFNGNMKPWLDIAMNQFRSLWTKYVDYDMELVRQCNFAA; encoded by the exons ATGGCGATCTCCAATTGGAGATCCAAGCGTAATGCTGCGACGCgtcacttcttcctcctctttattGGCATCTTCGCTGCGGCATTCTTTATCCTCCTCCCCTCCACCACCACGACGCCGGTGGTGGTCGGTACGGAGGAGAATTCGGCATCGTCGTCATCTTCGGCCTCAGATCTGTACTTACCTAGCCTCCATTTTGCGCGTAGATCGGTGCTTGCCCTCCGATCGGACCCCTTAAACGCGCGGGCGGAGCTGATACGGAAGCAGGTCGGAGACCACGCCGCCGTTGCCTCTGCCTACGCCTCGTACGCGCGCCGTCTCAATCTAGAGAGCTCGAAGCAGACGCGGCTCTTTGCTGAGTTAGCTCGCAacctctcccttctcctctccgcCCACCGCCCTCTCCTCGACCCCGCCGCGCCGCTCAACGAGGACTCAGTCCGGGGTTTCGAGCGCGGCGTTAAGGAACGCATACGTGCTGCTCGCTTCCTCATTGCCGACGCCAAGGACTTCTTCGACAACCAACTCAAGATTCAGAAGCTGAAAGATACCATCTTTGCCGTCAACGAGCAGCTCTCAAAGGCTAAGAAGGCTGGTGCTTTCTCCTCCATGATTGCTGCGAAGTCCATCCCCAAGAGACTCCATTGCCTCGCCATGCGTCTCATGGAAGAGAGAATTGCCCACCCTGATCGATACGTTGATCCTCCTATTCCTCCGCCCGAGCTCGAAGATCCCAAACTCTACCATTATGCCATCTTCTCAGACAATGTCCTCGCGGCATCTGTGGTGCTAAACTCTGCCGTCCACAACGCTCGTGAGCCTTGGAAGCATGTCTTTCACGTTGTCACAGATAGGATGAACCTTGGGGCAATGCAGGTCATGTTTCGTTCGAAAGATTATGCCGGCGCCCACATTGAAATTGTGGCCTATGAGGACTACAAGTTTCTCAACTCCTCTTACGTGCCTGTTCTCCGGCAGCTAGAATCTGCTAACCTTCAGCGGTTCTATTTCGAGAACAAGCTAGAAAATGCCACCAAGGACACTACCAACATGAAGTTTAGGAACCCCAAGTACCTATCTATGCTGAACCATTTAAGGTTTTACTTGCCTGAGATGTACCCAAAACTGCACAGAATTCTGTTCTTGGATGATGATATTGTGGTGCAGCGGGATCTCACGGCATTGTGGAAAATTGATATGGATGGTAAGGTGAATGGAGCAGTTGAGACATGCTTTGGGTCTTTTCACCGTTATGCACAGTATATGAATTTCTCACACCCCTTGATCAAGGAGAAGTTCGACCCCAAGGCATGTGGGTGGGCATATGGGATGAATTTCTTCGATCTTGATGCGTGGAGGAAGGAGAAGTGTACTGAACAGTATCATTACTGGCAGAATCTT AATGAAAATAGAACACTATGGAAATTAGGTACACTTCCACCAGGATTGATCACATTCTACTCCACAACCAAACCCTTGGACAAATCCTGGCATGTGCTTGGACTAGGATATAATCCAAGTATTAGTATGGAGGAGATAAATAATGCGGCTGTCGTGCATTTTAATGGAAATATGAAACCTTGGCTGGATATTGCCATGAATCAATTCCGGTCTTTGTGGACAAAGTATGTGGATTATGATATGGAGCTTGTACGCCAGTGTAATTTCGCAGCATAA